From Desulfuromonas soudanensis, the proteins below share one genomic window:
- a CDS encoding type II toxin-antitoxin system RelE family toxin yields the protein METYNILIRKSAAKELESLPKRDLQRVVARIQSLAKNPRPSGAEKLAGDDRYRIRQGNYRIIYSIQDNELTVWLVKIGHRRDVYR from the coding sequence GTGGAAACCTATAACATCCTCATTCGCAAATCAGCCGCCAAGGAGCTTGAATCCCTCCCTAAACGCGATTTGCAAAGGGTTGTTGCGCGTATTCAGAGCCTGGCCAAAAACCCACGTCCGTCCGGCGCCGAAAAACTCGCAGGAGATGACCGCTACCGCATCCGCCAGGGGAACTACCGGATCATCTATTCCATACAGGACAACGAATTAACCGTCTGGCTCGTAAAGATCGGCCATCGTCGTGACGTCTACCGGTAG
- a CDS encoding carbamoyltransferase family protein, producing MATAVLGISAYYHDSAAALLLDGQLLAAAQEERFSRIKNDAAFPTRAVDFCLAAAGLQPEDLTAVVFYDKPLVKFERLLSTTLATAPAGFGFFRAAMPTWIREKLWIPGKLRKAVPGAGEYLFSSHHLSHAAAAFYPSPFERAAILTVDGVGEWSTCSYGTGRQGVVSLDEELRFPHSLGLLYSAFTAYLGFRVNEGEYKVMGLAPYGRPRFAEVILDKLMQQKGDGSFTLDMRYFGFLSRLCMTNERFHQLFGGPPRLPDAELEERHLDIAASIQLATEELMLGLVRQVHAKTGESRLCLAGGVALNSVANGRLLREGPFKEIWIQPAAGDAGAALGAAYLGHLASGGEVSADTGRDSMRGALLGPEFSALEIEEALTGSGLKWSLLEESALLEKTAAALAAGRIGGWFQGRMEFGPRALGSRSILADARVANMQHRLNMKIKFREGFRPFAPAVLAERAGEYFDLAGQSPYMLLVCPVAENQRIENVEVEGLARLKQVRSQIPAVTHVDNSARVQTVDGERNPLFYALLKHFEAITGCPMLVNTSFNVKDEPIVCNPEDALRCFVKTDIDFLAIGNYWVEKV from the coding sequence ATGGCAACGGCGGTTCTGGGTATTTCGGCCTATTACCACGACAGTGCCGCTGCGCTGTTGCTGGATGGCCAGTTGCTGGCCGCGGCGCAGGAAGAGCGCTTCAGTCGCATTAAAAATGATGCCGCCTTTCCGACGCGGGCGGTTGACTTTTGTCTGGCCGCCGCCGGGCTGCAGCCCGAAGATTTGACCGCGGTGGTCTTTTACGACAAGCCGCTGGTGAAATTCGAACGTCTGCTCAGCACCACCCTGGCAACGGCCCCGGCCGGGTTCGGTTTTTTCCGTGCCGCCATGCCGACCTGGATTCGGGAAAAGCTATGGATCCCAGGAAAGCTGCGCAAGGCGGTTCCCGGCGCCGGCGAATATCTGTTCAGCAGTCATCACCTATCCCATGCGGCGGCAGCCTTTTATCCCTCCCCCTTTGAGCGGGCAGCGATTCTGACCGTCGATGGGGTTGGCGAATGGAGTACCTGTAGTTACGGCACTGGCCGGCAGGGGGTTGTTTCTCTCGATGAAGAACTGCGCTTCCCGCATTCCCTGGGGCTGCTCTATTCGGCCTTTACGGCCTACCTTGGTTTTCGGGTCAATGAGGGCGAATACAAGGTCATGGGGCTTGCACCCTATGGCCGGCCACGGTTTGCCGAGGTGATTCTGGACAAACTGATGCAGCAGAAGGGGGATGGTTCCTTTACTCTCGATATGCGCTATTTTGGGTTCCTTTCGCGACTTTGCATGACCAATGAGCGCTTTCACCAACTGTTTGGTGGGCCCCCGCGTCTTCCCGATGCTGAACTCGAAGAACGACATCTTGATATTGCGGCCTCTATTCAGCTGGCCACCGAGGAATTGATGCTAGGTCTTGTTCGGCAAGTCCATGCAAAGACCGGGGAGAGCAGGCTCTGTTTGGCTGGTGGGGTTGCCCTCAACAGTGTTGCCAACGGCCGCCTGCTGCGTGAAGGCCCTTTCAAGGAAATCTGGATTCAGCCGGCGGCCGGGGATGCGGGCGCGGCGCTGGGTGCTGCTTACCTGGGGCATTTGGCATCAGGTGGGGAAGTGTCTGCCGATACGGGGCGAGATTCGATGCGTGGCGCCCTGTTGGGGCCGGAGTTCTCTGCCCTAGAAATAGAAGAGGCGCTGACGGGGTCAGGATTAAAGTGGTCGTTGCTGGAAGAATCGGCCCTGCTCGAAAAGACTGCCGCCGCCCTCGCCGCTGGGCGGATCGGCGGCTGGTTTCAGGGGCGTATGGAATTCGGGCCACGGGCACTGGGCAGTCGGAGTATCCTGGCCGATGCACGTGTTGCCAACATGCAACATCGGCTGAATATGAAGATTAAATTTCGGGAAGGATTCCGGCCCTTTGCACCGGCTGTTCTGGCCGAGCGTGCCGGCGAATATTTTGATCTTGCGGGACAAAGCCCTTACATGCTGCTGGTCTGTCCGGTTGCGGAAAATCAGCGGATTGAAAACGTTGAGGTGGAGGGATTGGCCCGACTCAAGCAGGTACGCTCGCAGATTCCGGCCGTTACGCATGTGGATAACTCGGCACGGGTTCAGACCGTTGATGGTGAACGCAACCCACTTTTTTATGCCCTGCTGAAACACTTTGAAGCCATTACGGGTTGTCCGATGCTGGTAAACACCAGTTTTAATGTCAAAGATGAACCGATTGTCTGCAACCCCGAAGATGCGTTACGATGTTTCGTGAAGACCGATATCGATTTTCTGGCAATTGGCAACTATTGGGTGGAGAAAGTCTGA
- a CDS encoding prepilin-type N-terminal cleavage/methylation domain-containing protein, with protein MKLKCQAGFTLIEVIVIAAILAILAGVLVPMVFSQIDQAKVSRAEADCKSISSAILAFRKDVGTWPDLRDITSCTSSATLLRGQGNEPQGLAAEGFNTTSTLYLKDVLMEDNEECYNVALFKGPYLPVVNADPWGNAYVLAAVNFNATGTSPVFALSAGPNGIIETSVYSVSTLGDDIGNRIK; from the coding sequence ATGAAACTCAAGTGTCAGGCAGGGTTCACTCTCATCGAAGTCATCGTCATTGCCGCCATCCTCGCCATCCTGGCCGGAGTTTTGGTGCCGATGGTCTTCAGCCAGATCGATCAGGCCAAGGTCTCCCGCGCCGAAGCCGACTGCAAGTCGATCAGTTCCGCGATCCTTGCATTCCGCAAGGATGTCGGAACATGGCCAGACCTTAGAGATATCACCTCCTGCACCTCGAGCGCCACGCTTTTGCGTGGGCAGGGCAATGAACCCCAGGGCTTGGCCGCTGAGGGATTCAACACAACGAGTACCCTCTATTTGAAGGACGTCCTTATGGAAGACAATGAAGAGTGCTATAATGTTGCATTGTTCAAAGGGCCATACCTTCCCGTGGTCAATGCTGACCCCTGGGGAAATGCATACGTCCTCGCCGCTGTCAACTTCAACGCCACCGGAACTTCGCCCGTTTTTGCTTTATCGGCAGGCCCTAATGGGATAATTGAAACTAGCGTTTACTCAGTATCGACCCTGGGTGACGACATCGGTAATCGCATCAAATAA
- a CDS encoding DUF5989 family protein, translated as MNRFQSLRDFLAFMAQRKKWVFAPVAILLFLMALFILLAEIPVLTPFIYALF; from the coding sequence ATGAACAGATTCCAGTCACTTCGAGATTTTTTGGCATTTATGGCGCAACGCAAAAAGTGGGTTTTTGCCCCGGTTGCGATTTTGTTGTTTCTGATGGCGCTGTTTATTCTGTTGGCCGAAATACCGGTTCTAACCCCGTTTATTTACGCATTGTTCTAA
- a CDS encoding formylglycine-generating enzyme family protein — MVKTLALALSAISLFACAPISKTQPVSYIEPTTGMKFVHVKAGSYTMGDPTSARQESTPAHKVTLSDFHVGIYEVTFDQYDFFCKMTNREKPNDQNWGRGNRPVINVSWDEANAMAEWLNKQTGLPFSLPSEAQWEYFARANTSSDYWTGSNLPPNYAVCLDCGSQWDGLTTAPVGSFPPNGLGLYDTAGNVGEWVLDDPHDNYQNAPADGSAWLNADSQEKNYRGGAYSYHAGDLMSHLRDWTRRDAKKKDLGFRLVINDPSPVPAARN, encoded by the coding sequence ATGGTTAAGACCCTTGCGTTAGCCCTTTCCGCCATATCGCTATTTGCCTGCGCCCCCATAAGCAAAACTCAACCGGTCAGCTATATTGAACCGACCACTGGCATGAAATTTGTTCATGTGAAAGCCGGCAGCTACACAATGGGTGATCCAACCTCGGCCCGGCAAGAATCGACCCCGGCTCACAAGGTAACGCTATCCGATTTTCACGTTGGCATTTACGAAGTTACCTTCGATCAATATGACTTTTTTTGTAAAATGACCAATCGCGAAAAACCCAACGATCAGAACTGGGGCAGAGGCAATCGTCCGGTCATCAACGTCAGCTGGGATGAGGCCAACGCCATGGCCGAATGGCTCAATAAGCAAACAGGCCTGCCCTTCTCCCTGCCAAGTGAAGCTCAGTGGGAATATTTCGCCCGTGCCAACACCTCTTCAGACTACTGGACCGGGAGCAACCTCCCGCCGAACTACGCGGTTTGCCTAGACTGTGGCAGCCAGTGGGATGGTTTGACAACGGCCCCGGTTGGGTCGTTCCCACCGAATGGTTTGGGGCTTTACGATACCGCCGGCAATGTTGGCGAATGGGTTTTGGATGATCCCCACGACAACTATCAAAACGCCCCTGCAGATGGCAGCGCCTGGCTCAATGCGGATTCGCAAGAAAAAAATTACCGTGGTGGAGCCTATAGTTACCATGCGGGGGATTTGATGTCTCATTTACGCGACTGGACCCGCCGCGACGCAAAGAAGAAAGACTTGGGATTTCGGCTGGTTATCAACGATCCGTCCCCGGTACCGGCGGCAAGAAATTAG